The nucleotide window CTCGATCTCGTCGTCGTACTCGGCGAGGCGTTCGCTCACTCGCTCTTTGAGATCGTCGTCGTTGACGTTGACCTCGAAGACGTAGCCGGCGTAGTCGCCATCGCGGGCGTTGCCGGTTCGCTGGAGGTTCGCGCTGATGAGATCGTTATCGAAGTAGTAGGGCGCGACCTGCGTCATCACGTTTCTGTACACCGTGTCCTCGACGGTGCGGATCGCCTTCCGGCCCGCCGAGTCGGCCGCGCGGGCGACGTATTCGAGCGACTCGCTCCAGGAATCGACCGCCTCGTCGGTGTCGTCGAGCTTCTCGTAGGACTGTGAGAGCTTCTCGCCGGCGCTTTTGAGGTCCTCGTTCGGCCGTTTGCCGGCGCGCTCGCCCTCACCCTCCTCGATCGACGCCTGTTCGGCGGTCTTCTCGTTGACGTCCTCGTCGAGGCGCTCGTGGCTTTTCGGCCGCCATTCGTCCCACTCGTCGAACGCCTCGCCGTCGGCATCGAACTCGGCGAGCGCGCGCGTGATCCGCTCGCCGTGTTCGACGATCTCGTTCCATCCGCCGCGCTCTTTGAATCCGGAGATACTCTCTTCCATCGCGTTCCTCGTTATCGTCCGTAGGTGAGTCGCTGTACGAACCCGTCGAGTCTGTTCTTCGCCCCGGCGAGCCATGCCGACGGCGAGACACGTCGGAGTTCGTCTTCCGAGAGCTCGATGCGCGCGTCGGCGAACGGGTCGTCGTTCGCGCGCTCCGCGTCGCTCTTTCCCTCCGCCGCGATCTCGGTCACGGACGTCATGGCACACCGACCGCACGTCTCGCGGTCCGTTCCACCCATGCTCGCTTCCTATGTCGAGCGGCCGTTTAAGCGTTCGCGTGGCAGCGACCGTGTACTTTTGTTCGTCTCTCCCTTCGCCCCGATATGAGCCCTCGCGGCGACGACGCCGGCGATACCGCCCCCGAGGTGGACCCCGACCTGCCCGCCCTCGACGACGAGTATCTGACCAGCGTCGCCGAGCGTCTCCAGTTCAACTACGATCTCGACGCCGACCGGCGGGTTCACGGCGAGTCGTTCGCGCTCTCCGGCGCGCTCACGCTCGAAAGCCATAAGCAGTTCCTCCACTCGGCGCTTTCCTACGGCCATCACGAATCCGTCGAACAGCTGTACGCGCGCCGCTGTGACGGGGTGAGCGTGACCGATCTCGAAGCGCTCGTCGCGCTCGGTCACGATCTGGGTGCGGGGATCGACGCCGACGAGGAACATTTCAGCACGGAGTTCACTTTCGCCCTCGTCGCCCCACGAATTCCCGACGAGGTGCGCGAATTCGTCGCCGGCTTCAGCGACCGCACGCTGCTCAAATACGGC belongs to Halococcus qingdaonensis and includes:
- a CDS encoding DUF5828 family protein, with the protein product MEESISGFKERGGWNEIVEHGERITRALAEFDADGEAFDEWDEWRPKSHERLDEDVNEKTAEQASIEEGEGERAGKRPNEDLKSAGEKLSQSYEKLDDTDEAVDSWSESLEYVARAADSAGRKAIRTVEDTVYRNVMTQVAPYYFDNDLISANLQRTGNARDGDYAGYVFEVNVNDDDLKERVSERLAEYDDEIERWHVTTEKRTAVSEAVEGTEAPDENSTADFTTN